The following are from one region of the Gossypium hirsutum isolate 1008001.06 chromosome D03, Gossypium_hirsutum_v2.1, whole genome shotgun sequence genome:
- the LOC107949734 gene encoding pectinesterase inhibitor 4 has product MSSSSFQLVFMFCFSILLLLLMSTSMQTVSAATTNKASAKTYKKFIKSACNSTTYPKVCYKALSPSASAIKTDTNKLCNIALSFTLNATYNASSSIDSLSKMKGLSPSEKEIIHDCAETTGEAIDELEKSLKTLANLQGSGHKADEMNDLKTWVSAVLTDEYTCTDEFDGQKVSKAVKNTINKSVLYLAQLTSNCLALFNLLDY; this is encoded by the coding sequence ATGTCAAGCTCATCTTTCCAATTAGTCTTCATGTTTTGTTTttccattcttcttcttcttctcatgtCCACCTCCATGCAAACTGTCTCAGCTGCTACTACTAACAAAGCTAGTGCCAAAACTtacaaaaaatttatcaaatccgCCTGCAATTCAACCACATATCCCAAAGTTTGCTACAAAGCTCTATCTCCCAGTGCGTCCGCCATTAAAACCGATACCAACAAGCTTTGCAACATCGCCTTGTCCTTCACTCTAAATGCCACATACAATGCATCTTCATCGATAGACTCGTTGTCAAAAATGAAGGGATTGAGTCCGTCCGAGAAAGAAATCATCCATGATTGCGCTGAAACTACAGGCGAGGCCATCGACGAGCTGGAGAAATCCTTGAAGACATTGGCTAATTTACAAGGCTCGGGTCACAAGGCTGATGAGATGAATGATTTAAAAACTTGGGTGAGCGCTGTCTTGACGGATGAGTACACATGCACCGATGAATTTGATGGCCAGAAAGTAAGCAAAGCTGTTAAGAACACAATCAATAAGAGTGTGTTGTATCTTGCTCAATTGACCAGCAATTGTTTGGCTCTTTTTAATCTTCTGGATTACTGA
- the LOC107949733 gene encoding uncharacterized protein isoform X2, whose product MQDPIGIPACFSSGEKPTDHDLAVTRSGQSVFMSVYRTKMADHCRLITVTWCKNLLLHGLSISVEGPEGESQYTCKIELKPWYFWRKQGSKRFTVDDGKPVDIFWDLKSAKFNGETEPGSDYYVAVVSEEEIVLLLGDLKQDAYRKIGRRPANFNPIFVSRKEHIFGKKKFSSRAKFHEKGRFHEISIECKSGVDDEPEMEMRVDGQLVLHVKHLQWKFRVSSAPSEGFNHNGLSEYCLFVYAWKVE is encoded by the exons ATGCAAGACCCAATCGGGATTCCCGCTTGTTTTTCATCAGGTGAGAAGCCAACCGACCATGATCTGGCGGTAACCAGGTCGGGTCAGAGTGTTTTCATGTCAGTTTACCGTACAAAAATGGCGGATCACTGTCGTTTGATCACCGTCACTTGGTGCAAGAATCTGTTGCTTCATGGTCTTTCCATATCAGTGGAAGGTCCCGAGGGGGAGTCTCAGTATACCTGCAAAATCGAGCTTAAACCATGGTATTTTTGGAGGAAACAAGGCTCCAAACGCTTCACGGTCGATGATGGTAAACCCGTTGATATCTTCTGGGACTTGAAATCTGCTAAATTCAACGGCGAAACCGAGCCTGGATCTGATTACTACGTTGCTGTTGTTAGCGAGGAAGAGATTGTTTTACTCCTTGGGGATCTAAAGCAAGATGCTTATAGGAAAATCGGACGCAGGCCTGCAAATTTTAACCCCATTTTTGTCTCGAGAAAAGAGCATATATTTGGGAAAAAGAAGTTCAGTTCAAGAGCTAAATTTCATGAAAAAGGTAGGTTTCATGAGATCTCAATCGAATGCAAGAGTGGGGTTGATGATGAACCTGAAATGGAGATGAGAGTTGATGGACAATTGGTCCTACATGTCAAGCATCTCCAATGGAAATTTAGAG TGAGCAGTGCTCCATCAGAAGGGTTTAATCACAATGGATTGTCTGAATATTGCTTGTTTGTGTATGCGTGGAAAGTTGAATGA
- the LOC107949733 gene encoding uncharacterized protein isoform X3 translates to MITMQDPIGIPACFSSGEKPTDHDLAVTRSGQSVFMSVYRTKMADHCRLITVTWCKNLLLHGLSISVEGPEGESQYTCKIELKPWYFWRKQGSKRFTVDDGKPVDIFWDLKSAKFNGETEPGSDYYVAVVSEEEIVLLLGDLKQDAYRKIGRRPANFNPIFVSRKEHIFGKKKFSSRAKFHEKGRFHEISIECKSGVDDEPEMEMRVDGQLVLHVKHLQWKFRVSSAPSEGFNHNGLSEYCLFVYAWKVE, encoded by the exons ATG ATAACCATGCAAGACCCAATCGGGATTCCCGCTTGTTTTTCATCAGGTGAGAAGCCAACCGACCATGATCTGGCGGTAACCAGGTCGGGTCAGAGTGTTTTCATGTCAGTTTACCGTACAAAAATGGCGGATCACTGTCGTTTGATCACCGTCACTTGGTGCAAGAATCTGTTGCTTCATGGTCTTTCCATATCAGTGGAAGGTCCCGAGGGGGAGTCTCAGTATACCTGCAAAATCGAGCTTAAACCATGGTATTTTTGGAGGAAACAAGGCTCCAAACGCTTCACGGTCGATGATGGTAAACCCGTTGATATCTTCTGGGACTTGAAATCTGCTAAATTCAACGGCGAAACCGAGCCTGGATCTGATTACTACGTTGCTGTTGTTAGCGAGGAAGAGATTGTTTTACTCCTTGGGGATCTAAAGCAAGATGCTTATAGGAAAATCGGACGCAGGCCTGCAAATTTTAACCCCATTTTTGTCTCGAGAAAAGAGCATATATTTGGGAAAAAGAAGTTCAGTTCAAGAGCTAAATTTCATGAAAAAGGTAGGTTTCATGAGATCTCAATCGAATGCAAGAGTGGGGTTGATGATGAACCTGAAATGGAGATGAGAGTTGATGGACAATTGGTCCTACATGTCAAGCATCTCCAATGGAAATTTAGAG TGAGCAGTGCTCCATCAGAAGGGTTTAATCACAATGGATTGTCTGAATATTGCTTGTTTGTGTATGCGTGGAAAGTTGAATGA
- the LOC107949733 gene encoding uncharacterized protein isoform X1, translating into MITMQDPIGIPACFSSGEKPTDHDLAVTRSGQSVFMSVYRTKMADHCRLITVTWCKNLLLHGLSISVEGPEGESQYTCKIELKPWYFWRKQGSKRFTVDDGKPVDIFWDLKSAKFNGETEPGSDYYVAVVSEEEIVLLLGDLKQDAYRKIGRRPANFNPIFVSRKEHIFGKKKFSSRAKFHEKGRFHEISIECKSGVDDEPEMEMRVDGQLVLHVKHLQWKFRGNESIYVNKTRVELYWNVHDWLFNPGLRHALFIFKPISSSSSSSETVSSAPSEGFNHNGLSEYCLFVYAWKVE; encoded by the exons ATG ATAACCATGCAAGACCCAATCGGGATTCCCGCTTGTTTTTCATCAGGTGAGAAGCCAACCGACCATGATCTGGCGGTAACCAGGTCGGGTCAGAGTGTTTTCATGTCAGTTTACCGTACAAAAATGGCGGATCACTGTCGTTTGATCACCGTCACTTGGTGCAAGAATCTGTTGCTTCATGGTCTTTCCATATCAGTGGAAGGTCCCGAGGGGGAGTCTCAGTATACCTGCAAAATCGAGCTTAAACCATGGTATTTTTGGAGGAAACAAGGCTCCAAACGCTTCACGGTCGATGATGGTAAACCCGTTGATATCTTCTGGGACTTGAAATCTGCTAAATTCAACGGCGAAACCGAGCCTGGATCTGATTACTACGTTGCTGTTGTTAGCGAGGAAGAGATTGTTTTACTCCTTGGGGATCTAAAGCAAGATGCTTATAGGAAAATCGGACGCAGGCCTGCAAATTTTAACCCCATTTTTGTCTCGAGAAAAGAGCATATATTTGGGAAAAAGAAGTTCAGTTCAAGAGCTAAATTTCATGAAAAAGGTAGGTTTCATGAGATCTCAATCGAATGCAAGAGTGGGGTTGATGATGAACCTGAAATGGAGATGAGAGTTGATGGACAATTGGTCCTACATGTCAAGCATCTCCAATGGAAATTTAGAGGTAATGAGTCCATTTACGTCAACAAAACAAGAGTTGAACTTTATTGGAATGTTCATGATTGGCTTTTTAACCCTGGTTTAAGGCATGCTTTGTTTATATTCAAgcctatttcttcttcttcttcttcatctgaaacAGTGAGCAGTGCTCCATCAGAAGGGTTTAATCACAATGGATTGTCTGAATATTGCTTGTTTGTGTATGCGTGGAAAGTTGAATGA